One genomic region from Quercus robur chromosome 4, dhQueRobu3.1, whole genome shotgun sequence encodes:
- the LOC126721058 gene encoding transcription termination factor MTERF9, chloroplastic — MISKANAVVHTKFRILFSVPQHLFSFPRIWGSKPLIFFTSTTCSTKSLTQVETAGEEVLVHPKDSIEVFRKWGCSDNEISKLFIRRPSLRNANITQLQSKLNILSGLGIGAPDLVKMIHCRPRFLSCRINHCFDERLEFFKTLFVSGDVLAKAIVRNPSLLTYDFHNTIKPAIALYEEIGVCKKDLISMLLSRPTIIPRTSFGDEKMEYIRKTGISKESKMFKYVVTLIGISRHETIRKKVANLEKFGFSDDEIFNLFGRSPLLLTLSVDKVQRNMTFILGMMKLPASVVLQYPFLLYSNLEAVLRPRVLLAQKIDDMGLELQIKGLKMMSALRMTEKRFLEAFVKCHPDNIADELIEFYTSAKGIKRLAEASKKNNHMGFPF, encoded by the coding sequence ATGATATCCAAAGCCAATGCTGTGGTCCACACCAAGTTCCGCATCCTCTTCTCTGTACCGCagcatttgttttcttttccaagGATCTGGGGTTCAAAACCTTTGATATTTTTCACGTCCACCACCTGTTCGACGAAAAGTCTGACCCAAGTTGAAACAGCAGGAGAAGAAGTTTTAGTCCATCCAAAGGACTCTATTGAAGTTTTCAGGAAATGGGGTTGTAGCGATAATGAAATTTCGAAGTTATTTATTCGCAGGCCTTCTTTACGCAATGCTAACATTACCCAGCTTCAGTCCAAACTAAACATACTAAGTGGCCTAGGAATTGGAGCTCCTGACCTTGTTAAGATGATCCATTGTCGCCCCCGGTTTCTTAGTTGTCGAATCAATCATTGTTTTGATGAGAGGCTTGAGTTTTTCAAGACATTGTTTGTGTCAGGGGATGTTCTTGCCAAAGCCATTGTTAGGAATCCTTCACTTTTGACATATGACTTCCACAATACTATCAAGCCAGCTATTGCACTGTATGAAGAGATAGGCGTTTGTAAAAAGGATTTGATTTCTATGCTCCTGTCCCGACCCACCATAATTCCTCGAACTTCATTTGGCGATGAAAAGATGGAATACATACGCAAAACTGGCATTTCCAAGGAGTCCAAGATGTTTAAATATGTTGTTACATTGATTGGCATTTCACGCCATGAAACGATACGTAAAAAGGTGgcaaatttggaaaaatttggTTTTTCAGATGATGAAATCTTCAATCTTTTTGGAAGGTCTCCACTTTTGTTGACACTGTCAGTTGATAAGGTACAGAGGAACATGACTTTCATTTTGGGCATGATGAAGCTTCCTGCTAGTGTGGTCCTTCAGTACCCATTTCTATTGTATTCTAATTTGGAGGCTGTTTTGAGGCCACGAGTACTTCTTGCTCAGAAGATAGACGACATGGGTCTTGAATTGCAGATTAAGGGACTCAAAATGATGAGTGCATTGAGGATGACTGAAAAGAGGTTTCTGGAAGCGTTTGTTAAGTGTCACCCCGATAATATTGCTGATGAGTTGATTGAGTTCTATACAAGTGCCAAAGGCATAAAGCGATTAGCAGAAGCCTCGAAGAAAAACAATCATATGGGATTCCCTTTCTGA